In Bradyrhizobium lablabi, one DNA window encodes the following:
- a CDS encoding zinc-binding dehydrogenase translates to MGNAKKIRVSTYDGPGAEPVIREVPWPKVEGKAALIQVGACGVCGTDLHILKGHWPKPLPWPFTLGHEMAGVIVEIGPELKTDWMDQPIGVGSKLMIPPFMPCGECYYCKHFPEHSNRCQTPVYYGRYLGFEKAPHLWGGFAEYVYVDLGMLPGTKIYKLPNDMPLRLGALSEPITSTIRGFARAQRMGGFKWGDTVVIQGSGPIGILAIASAREMGAGRVICVGAPESPRLALARKFGADETVDINEYRTPQARIARVREIVGGFGADLVMDCTGHPTAGPEGIEFLRDSGFYIEMGQFTDAGSIETNWHRFVAKDITIMGSWAFTENDLALGVKMLHHARNKYPWFEMQTLYPFDKKGVSTAVADAVAMRTVKSTIVPFPHLLEI, encoded by the coding sequence ATGGGAAACGCGAAAAAAATAAGGGTTTCGACCTATGACGGTCCCGGTGCGGAGCCCGTGATCCGGGAAGTGCCGTGGCCGAAGGTCGAGGGCAAGGCCGCGCTCATTCAGGTCGGCGCCTGCGGCGTCTGCGGCACTGATCTGCATATCCTCAAAGGGCATTGGCCCAAACCGCTGCCCTGGCCGTTCACGCTCGGCCACGAGATGGCCGGCGTGATCGTCGAGATCGGGCCGGAGCTGAAGACCGACTGGATGGACCAGCCGATCGGCGTCGGTTCCAAACTGATGATCCCGCCGTTCATGCCCTGTGGCGAATGCTATTATTGCAAACATTTTCCCGAACATTCCAATCGGTGCCAGACGCCGGTCTATTACGGCCGCTACCTCGGATTTGAGAAAGCGCCCCATCTCTGGGGCGGCTTCGCCGAATATGTCTATGTCGACCTCGGCATGTTGCCGGGAACCAAGATTTATAAATTGCCGAACGACATGCCGCTGCGTCTCGGCGCGTTGTCGGAACCGATCACCTCAACCATTCGCGGCTTCGCCCGCGCGCAACGCATGGGCGGATTCAAATGGGGCGATACCGTCGTGATCCAGGGCTCCGGCCCGATCGGAATTCTGGCGATTGCCTCAGCGCGCGAGATGGGCGCCGGACGCGTGATCTGCGTCGGCGCACCGGAGTCTCCGCGGCTCGCGCTGGCGCGAAAATTCGGGGCGGATGAAACCGTCGACATCAACGAGTATCGCACGCCACAAGCGCGGATCGCCCGGGTGCGCGAGATTGTCGGCGGGTTCGGCGCCGACCTCGTGATGGATTGCACCGGCCATCCGACGGCAGGCCCGGAAGGCATCGAATTCCTGCGCGACTCCGGCTTCTATATCGAGATGGGGCAGTTCACCGACGCCGGCTCGATCGAGACCAACTGGCATCGTTTTGTCGCCAAGGACATCACCATCATGGGCTCCTGGGCGTTTACGGAGAACGACCTGGCGCTGGGGGTCAAGATGCTCCACCATGCGCGGAACAAATACCCCTGGTTCGAGATGCAGACGCTTTATCCCTTCGACAAGAAAGGCGTCAGCACCGCCGTCGCTGACGCTGTGGCGATGCGCACGGTCAAATCGACCATCGTGCCGTTCCCGCATCTGCTGGAAATATAG
- a CDS encoding sugar phosphate isomerase/epimerase family protein, giving the protein MKTAAAGFAVNTYSYIFSGSAADTVARLADQGYGGVELMFFPGHLWPAELDAAALRHLRNLCETRLRLVSVNMPNVDMNIAAAAEEMRTYTLNLLVQFVRCAGELGAGGIVVGPGKPNPLFPMPRERMVSYFYRALDRLAPLARQAGTKLLIENMPFAFLPDAEALMNVVDRYGDDSIRVIYDVANAHFIGESPLEGLQRVRDRLSLVHFSDTTRQSYKHDAIGCGDVPLAGLASRMTEIGYTELPMLEVISPNPDSDIVDSCRRLREAGFG; this is encoded by the coding sequence ATGAAAACCGCCGCCGCCGGTTTTGCCGTCAACACCTATTCGTACATCTTCAGCGGCAGCGCGGCCGATACCGTGGCGCGGCTCGCGGACCAGGGTTATGGCGGGGTCGAGTTGATGTTCTTTCCCGGCCATCTCTGGCCGGCCGAGCTCGATGCAGCGGCGCTGCGCCATTTGCGCAATCTCTGCGAAACGCGGCTGCGGCTGGTGTCGGTCAACATGCCGAATGTCGACATGAACATCGCGGCCGCCGCGGAGGAGATGCGGACCTATACACTGAATTTGCTGGTGCAATTCGTTCGCTGCGCCGGTGAATTGGGAGCGGGCGGGATTGTCGTCGGCCCCGGCAAGCCCAATCCGCTGTTTCCGATGCCGCGTGAGCGCATGGTCTCTTACTTCTATCGCGCGCTCGACAGATTGGCGCCGCTGGCGCGCCAGGCCGGCACGAAGCTTTTGATCGAGAACATGCCGTTTGCCTTCCTGCCCGATGCGGAGGCGCTCATGAACGTCGTCGACCGCTATGGCGACGACAGCATTCGCGTGATCTACGACGTGGCCAACGCGCACTTCATCGGCGAATCCCCGCTTGAAGGATTGCAACGGGTTCGCGACCGGCTCTCGCTGGTTCATTTTTCCGATACCACCCGACAGAGCTACAAGCACGACGCCATCGGCTGCGGCGACGTTCCGCTCGCAGGTCTTGCATCTCGCATGACAGAGATCGGTTACACCGAGCTGCCCATGCTGGAAGTGATTTCGCCAAACCCGGATTCCGACATCGTCGATAGCTGCCGGCGTCTGCGGGAAGCGGGATTTGGCTGA
- a CDS encoding FAD-dependent oxidoreductase, which produces MSDSGAYDVVVIGAGAGGMTAAAVAAAEGLRVLVIEKTEFVGGTTAWSGGMVWIPVNAKMKQAGIDDSPSAAANYLASTVPETEKADLRETFLSRGPEAIDYLEANTEIRLQPVKVYPDYYPDRPGATAGGRVLEPVVFDGAKLGKDFARLRPPLPEFTLFGGMMVNRLDIPHLRKFGRSFRSTLRSMRLVSQYALQRLRAPRGTTLHLGNALAARLYASLLAQNVEIVFGASVEQLLVDGDAIRGVTISDSSNARSIIARKGVVLATGGFSHDTHLRERFFPGGAGPVSAASSAGTGDGLRAAIAVGASLATAVASAAYWVPASRFRRADGSEGVFPHTVTDRAKPGIIAVNASGRRFVNEALSYHEFVLAMLRDGNDATNRAFHLVCDRHFLWTYGLGRIKPFTWRIRPYVKNGELIEAPSIDALADRIGVEKSALATTLERYNAHARAGLDPEFGRGTTIYQRHLGDPGHSPNPCVAPIEQAPFYALRIYPADLGTAIGLKTDCHARVLRKDDTVISGLYACGNDMGSIMNGNYPGPGITLGPALTFGYIAGRHLARRDANARAQQRGQA; this is translated from the coding sequence CCCGTCAATGCCAAGATGAAACAGGCGGGCATCGATGACAGTCCATCTGCTGCGGCCAACTATCTTGCCAGTACCGTTCCCGAAACCGAAAAGGCCGATTTGCGCGAGACGTTTCTTTCGCGTGGTCCGGAGGCGATCGACTATCTCGAAGCCAACACTGAAATCCGGCTGCAGCCCGTAAAAGTCTATCCCGATTATTATCCGGACCGGCCGGGCGCGACCGCCGGCGGTCGCGTGCTCGAGCCCGTCGTCTTCGACGGCGCGAAGCTCGGCAAAGACTTTGCGCGGTTGCGGCCTCCCCTGCCGGAATTCACGCTGTTCGGCGGCATGATGGTCAACCGGCTCGACATCCCGCATTTGCGCAAGTTCGGGCGCTCGTTTCGCTCAACACTGCGATCGATGCGTCTTGTTTCGCAATACGCGCTCCAGCGGCTTCGCGCGCCGCGGGGGACGACGCTGCATCTCGGCAACGCGCTGGCGGCGCGTCTGTACGCTTCGCTGCTGGCGCAAAACGTCGAGATCGTGTTCGGCGCGAGCGTGGAGCAGCTGCTGGTCGATGGCGATGCCATTAGAGGCGTGACGATCAGCGATTCATCGAACGCCCGGTCAATCATCGCGCGCAAAGGCGTGGTGCTGGCGACCGGCGGTTTCTCGCATGATACTCATCTTCGGGAACGCTTCTTTCCGGGCGGGGCGGGGCCGGTTTCCGCCGCTTCTTCCGCAGGCACCGGTGACGGCTTGCGTGCCGCCATCGCCGTCGGTGCGAGCCTGGCTACGGCGGTCGCGAGCGCAGCCTATTGGGTGCCGGCGTCGCGCTTTCGGCGCGCGGATGGCAGCGAAGGTGTTTTCCCGCATACGGTCACCGACCGCGCCAAGCCCGGAATCATCGCGGTCAATGCGTCGGGACGGCGCTTTGTCAACGAGGCGTTGTCGTATCACGAGTTTGTCCTCGCCATGCTGCGCGATGGTAACGACGCGACAAATCGCGCGTTCCATCTCGTCTGCGATCGGCATTTTCTCTGGACCTACGGGCTTGGCCGAATAAAGCCTTTCACCTGGCGTATCAGGCCATACGTTAAGAATGGCGAATTGATCGAGGCGCCGAGCATCGATGCGCTGGCGGACCGCATCGGTGTCGAGAAATCGGCGCTCGCAACAACACTCGAGAGATACAACGCCCATGCGCGAGCAGGCCTCGACCCGGAATTCGGCCGCGGCACCACCATTTATCAGCGACATCTCGGCGATCCCGGCCATTCGCCAAATCCATGCGTCGCGCCGATCGAGCAGGCGCCTTTTTACGCGCTTCGAATCTATCCGGCGGATCTCGGCACGGCGATCGGGCTCAAAACGGATTGTCATGCGAGGGTCTTGAGGAAAGACGACACTGTTATCTCTGGTCTCTATGCCTGCGGCAACGACATGGGCTCGATCATGAATGGAAATTATCCGGGGCCCGGCATCACACTCGGGCCGGCGCTGACATTCGGCTATATCGCTGGCCGGCACCTCGCACGGCGAGATGCCAACGCGCGTGCCCAACAGAGGGGACAAGCATGA
- a CDS encoding FAD-binding oxidoreductase, whose translation MTGARLKHYGWGREGEGMNAEEQAFVLGRYRTKFSRDNFETKALPRLEDLSLRTPRVTPPAALAAFCTTERYDRAAHAYGKSYPDYVRGMLGDYDCAPDVVAYPRNEREISAVMDWAGGAAASLTPFGGGSSVCGGVEPRADGMRYKAAITLDLRNLGKVVEVDQASRAALIEGGAYGPSLENQLKPHGVTLRHFPQSFEYSTLGGWIATRSGGHFASLYTHIDDFVESLRVVTPRGMLETRRLPGSGAGPSPDRLLIGSEGTLGVISRAWMRLQPRPKFRAGASVRFGTFFAAARAVRAIAQAGLYPSNCRILDPQEAYNTGAADGSVAIMVLGFESGDHAPDARMARALECCADHGGTPEPASGDAHLEGAAGIWRNAFIRMPYAREFLTPAGIINDTFETAITWDRFESFHDHVKAATERAIIEATGMKGEVTCRFTHVYPDGPAPYFSFHALGRHGALLEQWQAIKNAASDALIEAGGTITHHHAVGRDHRPWYDRQRPELFASALRAAKGELDPHGILNPGVLIDP comes from the coding sequence ATGACCGGCGCAAGGCTGAAGCATTACGGCTGGGGCCGCGAAGGTGAGGGCATGAATGCCGAGGAGCAGGCCTTTGTCCTGGGCCGCTACCGCACAAAATTCTCGCGCGATAATTTCGAAACAAAAGCGCTGCCGCGGCTGGAAGATCTCAGCCTGCGCACGCCGCGCGTGACGCCGCCGGCCGCATTGGCCGCGTTCTGCACGACCGAGCGCTACGATCGCGCGGCGCATGCTTACGGAAAATCCTATCCGGATTATGTGCGCGGCATGCTCGGCGACTACGATTGCGCGCCCGACGTCGTGGCCTATCCCCGCAACGAGAGGGAGATTTCCGCTGTGATGGATTGGGCCGGAGGCGCGGCCGCCTCGCTGACGCCGTTCGGCGGCGGGTCGAGCGTCTGCGGCGGCGTCGAGCCGCGCGCCGACGGCATGCGCTACAAGGCGGCAATTACCCTCGACCTGCGCAACCTCGGCAAGGTCGTCGAGGTGGATCAGGCATCGCGGGCGGCGCTGATCGAAGGCGGCGCGTATGGTCCCTCGCTGGAAAACCAGCTCAAGCCGCATGGCGTCACGTTGCGGCATTTTCCGCAGAGCTTTGAATATTCAACGCTCGGCGGCTGGATCGCGACGCGATCGGGCGGCCACTTTGCCAGTCTCTACACCCATATCGACGATTTCGTCGAAAGCCTGCGTGTGGTGACGCCGCGCGGGATGTTGGAAACGCGCCGCTTGCCGGGCTCGGGCGCCGGGCCGAGTCCCGATCGCCTGTTGATCGGCTCGGAAGGAACGTTAGGGGTGATCTCACGCGCCTGGATGCGATTGCAACCACGCCCGAAATTCCGTGCCGGCGCATCGGTGCGTTTCGGCACGTTCTTCGCGGCGGCGCGCGCGGTGCGCGCCATCGCGCAAGCCGGCCTCTATCCATCGAATTGCCGTATCCTCGACCCACAGGAGGCCTACAACACAGGTGCTGCCGACGGCAGCGTCGCGATCATGGTGCTCGGCTTTGAATCCGGCGATCATGCGCCGGACGCCCGGATGGCGCGTGCGCTCGAATGCTGCGCCGACCATGGCGGGACGCCGGAGCCAGCTTCCGGCGACGCGCATCTCGAGGGGGCGGCCGGCATCTGGCGCAATGCATTTATTCGCATGCCCTATGCGCGCGAGTTTCTGACGCCGGCAGGAATCATCAACGACACTTTTGAAACTGCCATCACCTGGGACCGGTTCGAAAGTTTCCACGATCATGTGAAGGCGGCGACCGAGCGTGCGATCATCGAGGCGACCGGCATGAAAGGCGAGGTGACGTGCCGCTTCACCCATGTCTATCCGGACGGACCTGCGCCGTATTTTTCCTTCCACGCGCTTGGCCGCCATGGCGCGCTGCTGGAGCAATGGCAAGCAATCAAGAACGCGGCCAGCGATGCGCTGATCGAGGCCGGAGGTACGATTACCCATCACCACGCCGTCGGCCGCGATCATCGGCCCTGGTACGACCGTCAGCGTCCGGAGCTCTTTGCGTCAGCGCTTCGGGCGGCGAAAGGCGAGCTCGATCCGCATGGCATCCTCAACCCCGGTGTGCTGATTGATCCGTAG